In Balaenoptera ricei isolate mBalRic1 chromosome 4, mBalRic1.hap2, whole genome shotgun sequence, the following are encoded in one genomic region:
- the CLCN2 gene encoding chloride channel protein 2 isoform X2, which yields MAAAAGAAAAEEGMEPRALQYEQTLMYGRYTQDLGAFAKEEAARIRLGGPEPWRGPPSPRAAPELLEYGQSRCTRCRICTVHCHKFLVSRVGEDWIFLVLLGLLMALVSWAMDYAIAACLQAQQWMSRGLNTNLLLQYLAWVTYPVVLITFSAGFTQILAPQAVGSGIPEMKTILRGVVLKEYLTLKTFVAKVIGLTCALGSGMPLGKEGPFVHIASMCAALLSKFLSLFGGIYENESRNTEMLAAACAVGVGCCFAAPIGGGQSGVLFSIEVTSTFFAVRNYWRGFFAATFSAFIFRVLAVWNRDEETITALFKTRFRLDFPFDLQELPAFAVIGIASGFGGALFVYLNRKIVQVMRKQKTINRFLMKKRLLFPALVTLLISTLTFPPGFGQFMAGQLSQKETLVTLFDNRTWVRQGLMEELEPPGTSQAWNPPRANVFLTLVIFILMKFWMSALATTIPVPCGAFMPVFVIGAAFGRLVGESMAAWFPDGIHTDGSTYRIVPGGYAVVAALAGAVTHTVSTAVIVFELTGQIAHILPVMIAVILANAVAQSLQPSLYDSIIRIKKLPYLPELGWGCHQQYRVRVEDIMVRDVPHVALSCTFRDLRLALHRTKGRVLALVESPESMILLGSIECSQVVALLGAQLSPARRRQYMQEHRAARTSSPSDQESPPSPETSLLFQVNTEDSGFPAARGETHKPLKPALKRGPSNTMNLKESPTGNMEQAGIALRSLFCGSPPPEPASELEKSETCDKRKPKRVRISLASDSDLEGEMTPEEILEWEEQQLDEPVNFSDCKIDPAPFQLVERTSLHKTHTIFSLLGVDHAYVTSIGRLIGIVTLKELRKAIEGSVTAQGVKVRPPLASFRDSATSSSDTETTEVHALWGPRSRHGLPREGSPSDSDDKCQ from the exons atggcggcggcggcgggggcggcggcggcggaggaagGGATGGAGCCACGGGCGCTGCAGTACGAGCAGACCCTG ATGTATGGCCGGTATACTCAGGACCTTGGGGCCTTTGCCAAAGAGGAAGCTGCTCGGATCCGTCTAGGAGGGCCCGAGCCCTGGAGGGGTCCACCTTCCCCTCGGGCTGCCCCAGAGCTTCTGGAATACGGACAGAGCCGTTGCACCCGATGCCGTA TCTGTACTGTACACTGCCATAAGTTCCTAGTGTCCAGGGTTGGTGAAGACTGGATCTTCCTGGTCCTGCTGGGGCTCCTCATGGCACTGGTCAGCTGGGCCATGGACTATGCCATCGCTGCCTGTCTGCAGG CTCAGCAGTGGATGTCCCGGGGCTTGAACACTAACCTCTTACTCCAGTATCTGGCCTGGGTCACCTACCCCGTCGTCCTCATCACTTTCTCTGCCGGATTCACACAGATCCTGGCTCCTCAGGCTGTCG GGTCCGGCATCCCCGAGATGAAGACCATCTTGCGGGGAGTGGTGCTCAAGGAATACCTCACCCTCAAGACCTTCGTAGCTAAGGTCATCGGGCTGacctgtgccctcggcagtggGATGCCCCTTGGCAAAGAG ggcccTTTTGTGCATATCGCAAGCATGTGTGCTGCTCTCCTCAGCAAGTTCCTCTCCCTGTTCGGGGGCATCTATGAG AACGAATCCCGGAACACAGAGATGCTGGCCGCCGCCTGTGCCGTGGGAGTGGGCTGCTGCTTTGCGGCACCCATTGGAGGTGGGCAGTCAG GTGTGCTCTTCAGCATCGAGGTCACCTCTACCTTCTTCGCTGTGCGGAACTACTGGCGGGGCTTCTTTGCCGCCACCTTCAGTGCCTTCATCTTCCGGGTCTTGGCAGTCTGGAACCGTGATGAAG AGACCATTACAGCTCTCTTCAAAACCCGGTTCCGGCTTGACTTCCCCTTCGACCTCCAGGAGCTGCCGGCCTTTGCTGTCATTGG TATTGCAAGTGGCTTCGGGGGAGCGCTCTTTGTCTACCTGAACCGCAAGATTGTCCAGGTGATGAGGAAGCAGAAGACCATCAACCGTTTCCTCATGAAGAA ACGCCTGCTCTTCCCGGCTCTGGTGACCCTGCTCATCTCTACTCTGACCTTCCCCCCTGGCTTTGGACAGTTCATGGCCGGACAG CTCTCACAGAAAGAGACACTGGTCACCCTGTTTGACAACCGGACGTGGGTCCGCCAGGGCCTGATGGAGGAGCTTGAGCCACCTGGAACCTCACAGGCCTGGAACCCACCACGCGCCAACGTCTTCCTCACCCTGGTCATCTTCATTCTCATGAAG TTCTGGATGTCTGCACTGGCCACCACCATCCCAGTGCCCTGCGGGGCCTTCATGCCTGTCTTTGTCATTG GAGCAGCATTTGGGCGTCTGGTGGGCGAAAGCATGGCTGCCTGGTTCCCAGACGGGATTCACACAGATGGCAGCACTTACCGGATCGTGCCCGGAGGCTATGCAGTGGTGG CTGCGCTGGCAGGAGCAGTGACACACACAGTGTCCACGGCCGTGATCGTGTTCGAGCTCACAGGCCAGATCGCCCACATCCTGCCTGTTATGATCGCCGTCATCCTGGCCAACGCCGTTGCCCAGAGCCTACAGCCCTCGCTCTATGACAGCATCATCCGAATCAAGAAACTGCCCTATCTGCCTGAGCTGGGCTGGGGCTGCCACCA GCAGTACCGGGTGCGAGTGGAGGACATCATGGTGCGGGATGTTCCCCACGTGGCCCTCAGCTGCACCTTCCGGGACCTGCGGTTGGCACTGCACAGGACCAAGGGCCGCGTGCTGGCCCTAGTAGAGTCCCCTG AGTCCATGATCCTCCTGGGCTCCATCGAGTGCTCACAGGTGGTGGCATTGCTGGGGgctcagctgagcccagcccgCCGGCGGCAGTACATGCAGGAGCATCGAGCTGCCCGGACCTCTTCACCCTCCGATCAGGAGAGTCCCCCCAGCCCTGAGacctccctcctcttccag GTGAACACAGAAGACTCGGGCTTCCCTGCAGCACGGGGGGAGACTCACAAGCCCCTGAAGCCTGCTCTCAAGAGGGGGCCCAGCAACACCATGAACCTCAAGGAGAGTCCCACAG ggaacatggagcaggcAGGCATCGCCCTCAGAAGCCTCTTCTGTGGCAGTCCGCCCCCCGAGCCTGCTTCAGAG TTGGAGAAGTCGGAAACATGTGACAAGCGCAAGCCGAAGCGGGTCCGAATTTCCCTGGCG AGTGACTCGGACCTGGAAGGCGAGATGACCCCTGAGGAG ATTCTGGAGTGGGAGGAGCAGCAACTAGATGAACCTGTCAACTTCAGTGACTGCAAAATTGACCCTGCCCCCTTCCAGCTGGTGGAGCGGACCTCTTTGCACAAG aCTCACACCATCTTCTCACTGCTGGGAGTGGACCATGCTTATGTCACCAGTATTGGCAGACTCATTGGAATTGTCACCCTAAAGGAG CTCCGGAAGGCTATCGAGGGCTCTGTCACAGCACAGGGTGTGAAAGTCCGGCCGCCCCTTGCCAGCTTCCGAGACAGTGCCACCAGCAGCAGTGACACAGAGACCACCGAGGTGCATGCACTCTGGGGGCCCCGCTCCCGCCACGGCCTACCCCGGGAGGGCAGCCCTTCTGACAGCGACGACAAGTGCCAGTGA
- the CLCN2 gene encoding chloride channel protein 2 isoform X1 — protein MAAAAGAAAAEEGMEPRALQYEQTLMYGRYTQDLGAFAKEEAARIRLGGPEPWRGPPSPRAAPELLEYGQSRCTRCRICTVHCHKFLVSRVGEDWIFLVLLGLLMALVSWAMDYAIAACLQAQQWMSRGLNTNLLLQYLAWVTYPVVLITFSAGFTQILAPQAVGSGIPEMKTILRGVVLKEYLTLKTFVAKVIGLTCALGSGMPLGKEGPFVHIASMCAALLSKFLSLFGGIYENESRNTEMLAAACAVGVGCCFAAPIGGGQSGVLFSIEVTSTFFAVRNYWRGFFAATFSAFIFRVLAVWNRDEETITALFKTRFRLDFPFDLQELPAFAVIGIASGFGGALFVYLNRKIVQVMRKQKTINRFLMKKRLLFPALVTLLISTLTFPPGFGQFMAGQLSQKETLVTLFDNRTWVRQGLMEELEPPGTSQAWNPPRANVFLTLVIFILMKFWMSALATTIPVPCGAFMPVFVIGAAFGRLVGESMAAWFPDGIHTDGSTYRIVPGGYAVVGAAALAGAVTHTVSTAVIVFELTGQIAHILPVMIAVILANAVAQSLQPSLYDSIIRIKKLPYLPELGWGCHQQYRVRVEDIMVRDVPHVALSCTFRDLRLALHRTKGRVLALVESPESMILLGSIECSQVVALLGAQLSPARRRQYMQEHRAARTSSPSDQESPPSPETSLLFQVNTEDSGFPAARGETHKPLKPALKRGPSNTMNLKESPTGNMEQAGIALRSLFCGSPPPEPASELEKSETCDKRKPKRVRISLASDSDLEGEMTPEEILEWEEQQLDEPVNFSDCKIDPAPFQLVERTSLHKTHTIFSLLGVDHAYVTSIGRLIGIVTLKELRKAIEGSVTAQGVKVRPPLASFRDSATSSSDTETTEVHALWGPRSRHGLPREGSPSDSDDKCQ, from the exons atggcggcggcggcgggggcggcggcggcggaggaagGGATGGAGCCACGGGCGCTGCAGTACGAGCAGACCCTG ATGTATGGCCGGTATACTCAGGACCTTGGGGCCTTTGCCAAAGAGGAAGCTGCTCGGATCCGTCTAGGAGGGCCCGAGCCCTGGAGGGGTCCACCTTCCCCTCGGGCTGCCCCAGAGCTTCTGGAATACGGACAGAGCCGTTGCACCCGATGCCGTA TCTGTACTGTACACTGCCATAAGTTCCTAGTGTCCAGGGTTGGTGAAGACTGGATCTTCCTGGTCCTGCTGGGGCTCCTCATGGCACTGGTCAGCTGGGCCATGGACTATGCCATCGCTGCCTGTCTGCAGG CTCAGCAGTGGATGTCCCGGGGCTTGAACACTAACCTCTTACTCCAGTATCTGGCCTGGGTCACCTACCCCGTCGTCCTCATCACTTTCTCTGCCGGATTCACACAGATCCTGGCTCCTCAGGCTGTCG GGTCCGGCATCCCCGAGATGAAGACCATCTTGCGGGGAGTGGTGCTCAAGGAATACCTCACCCTCAAGACCTTCGTAGCTAAGGTCATCGGGCTGacctgtgccctcggcagtggGATGCCCCTTGGCAAAGAG ggcccTTTTGTGCATATCGCAAGCATGTGTGCTGCTCTCCTCAGCAAGTTCCTCTCCCTGTTCGGGGGCATCTATGAG AACGAATCCCGGAACACAGAGATGCTGGCCGCCGCCTGTGCCGTGGGAGTGGGCTGCTGCTTTGCGGCACCCATTGGAGGTGGGCAGTCAG GTGTGCTCTTCAGCATCGAGGTCACCTCTACCTTCTTCGCTGTGCGGAACTACTGGCGGGGCTTCTTTGCCGCCACCTTCAGTGCCTTCATCTTCCGGGTCTTGGCAGTCTGGAACCGTGATGAAG AGACCATTACAGCTCTCTTCAAAACCCGGTTCCGGCTTGACTTCCCCTTCGACCTCCAGGAGCTGCCGGCCTTTGCTGTCATTGG TATTGCAAGTGGCTTCGGGGGAGCGCTCTTTGTCTACCTGAACCGCAAGATTGTCCAGGTGATGAGGAAGCAGAAGACCATCAACCGTTTCCTCATGAAGAA ACGCCTGCTCTTCCCGGCTCTGGTGACCCTGCTCATCTCTACTCTGACCTTCCCCCCTGGCTTTGGACAGTTCATGGCCGGACAG CTCTCACAGAAAGAGACACTGGTCACCCTGTTTGACAACCGGACGTGGGTCCGCCAGGGCCTGATGGAGGAGCTTGAGCCACCTGGAACCTCACAGGCCTGGAACCCACCACGCGCCAACGTCTTCCTCACCCTGGTCATCTTCATTCTCATGAAG TTCTGGATGTCTGCACTGGCCACCACCATCCCAGTGCCCTGCGGGGCCTTCATGCCTGTCTTTGTCATTG GAGCAGCATTTGGGCGTCTGGTGGGCGAAAGCATGGCTGCCTGGTTCCCAGACGGGATTCACACAGATGGCAGCACTTACCGGATCGTGCCCGGAGGCTATGCAGTGGTGG GGGCAGCTGCGCTGGCAGGAGCAGTGACACACACAGTGTCCACGGCCGTGATCGTGTTCGAGCTCACAGGCCAGATCGCCCACATCCTGCCTGTTATGATCGCCGTCATCCTGGCCAACGCCGTTGCCCAGAGCCTACAGCCCTCGCTCTATGACAGCATCATCCGAATCAAGAAACTGCCCTATCTGCCTGAGCTGGGCTGGGGCTGCCACCA GCAGTACCGGGTGCGAGTGGAGGACATCATGGTGCGGGATGTTCCCCACGTGGCCCTCAGCTGCACCTTCCGGGACCTGCGGTTGGCACTGCACAGGACCAAGGGCCGCGTGCTGGCCCTAGTAGAGTCCCCTG AGTCCATGATCCTCCTGGGCTCCATCGAGTGCTCACAGGTGGTGGCATTGCTGGGGgctcagctgagcccagcccgCCGGCGGCAGTACATGCAGGAGCATCGAGCTGCCCGGACCTCTTCACCCTCCGATCAGGAGAGTCCCCCCAGCCCTGAGacctccctcctcttccag GTGAACACAGAAGACTCGGGCTTCCCTGCAGCACGGGGGGAGACTCACAAGCCCCTGAAGCCTGCTCTCAAGAGGGGGCCCAGCAACACCATGAACCTCAAGGAGAGTCCCACAG ggaacatggagcaggcAGGCATCGCCCTCAGAAGCCTCTTCTGTGGCAGTCCGCCCCCCGAGCCTGCTTCAGAG TTGGAGAAGTCGGAAACATGTGACAAGCGCAAGCCGAAGCGGGTCCGAATTTCCCTGGCG AGTGACTCGGACCTGGAAGGCGAGATGACCCCTGAGGAG ATTCTGGAGTGGGAGGAGCAGCAACTAGATGAACCTGTCAACTTCAGTGACTGCAAAATTGACCCTGCCCCCTTCCAGCTGGTGGAGCGGACCTCTTTGCACAAG aCTCACACCATCTTCTCACTGCTGGGAGTGGACCATGCTTATGTCACCAGTATTGGCAGACTCATTGGAATTGTCACCCTAAAGGAG CTCCGGAAGGCTATCGAGGGCTCTGTCACAGCACAGGGTGTGAAAGTCCGGCCGCCCCTTGCCAGCTTCCGAGACAGTGCCACCAGCAGCAGTGACACAGAGACCACCGAGGTGCATGCACTCTGGGGGCCCCGCTCCCGCCACGGCCTACCCCGGGAGGGCAGCCCTTCTGACAGCGACGACAAGTGCCAGTGA
- the CLCN2 gene encoding chloride channel protein 2 isoform X6, with protein sequence MKTILRGVVLKEYLTLKTFVAKVIGLTCALGSGMPLGKEGPFVHIASMCAALLSKFLSLFGGIYENESRNTEMLAAACAVGVGCCFAAPIGGGQSGVLFSIEVTSTFFAVRNYWRGFFAATFSAFIFRVLAVWNRDEETITALFKTRFRLDFPFDLQELPAFAVIGIASGFGGALFVYLNRKIVQVMRKQKTINRFLMKKRLLFPALVTLLISTLTFPPGFGQFMAGQLSQKETLVTLFDNRTWVRQGLMEELEPPGTSQAWNPPRANVFLTLVIFILMKFWMSALATTIPVPCGAFMPVFVIGAAFGRLVGESMAAWFPDGIHTDGSTYRIVPGGYAVVGAAALAGAVTHTVSTAVIVFELTGQIAHILPVMIAVILANAVAQSLQPSLYDSIIRIKKLPYLPELGWGCHQQYRVRVEDIMVRDVPHVALSCTFRDLRLALHRTKGRVLALVESPESMILLGSIECSQVVALLGAQLSPARRRQYMQEHRAARTSSPSDQESPPSPETSLLFQVNTEDSGFPAARGETHKPLKPALKRGPSNTMNLKESPTGNMEQAGIALRSLFCGSPPPEPASELEKSETCDKRKPKRVRISLASDSDLEGEMTPEEILEWEEQQLDEPVNFSDCKIDPAPFQLVERTSLHKTHTIFSLLGVDHAYVTSIGRLIGIVTLKELRKAIEGSVTAQGVKVRPPLASFRDSATSSSDTETTEVHALWGPRSRHGLPREGSPSDSDDKCQ encoded by the exons ATGAAGACCATCTTGCGGGGAGTGGTGCTCAAGGAATACCTCACCCTCAAGACCTTCGTAGCTAAGGTCATCGGGCTGacctgtgccctcggcagtggGATGCCCCTTGGCAAAGAG ggcccTTTTGTGCATATCGCAAGCATGTGTGCTGCTCTCCTCAGCAAGTTCCTCTCCCTGTTCGGGGGCATCTATGAG AACGAATCCCGGAACACAGAGATGCTGGCCGCCGCCTGTGCCGTGGGAGTGGGCTGCTGCTTTGCGGCACCCATTGGAGGTGGGCAGTCAG GTGTGCTCTTCAGCATCGAGGTCACCTCTACCTTCTTCGCTGTGCGGAACTACTGGCGGGGCTTCTTTGCCGCCACCTTCAGTGCCTTCATCTTCCGGGTCTTGGCAGTCTGGAACCGTGATGAAG AGACCATTACAGCTCTCTTCAAAACCCGGTTCCGGCTTGACTTCCCCTTCGACCTCCAGGAGCTGCCGGCCTTTGCTGTCATTGG TATTGCAAGTGGCTTCGGGGGAGCGCTCTTTGTCTACCTGAACCGCAAGATTGTCCAGGTGATGAGGAAGCAGAAGACCATCAACCGTTTCCTCATGAAGAA ACGCCTGCTCTTCCCGGCTCTGGTGACCCTGCTCATCTCTACTCTGACCTTCCCCCCTGGCTTTGGACAGTTCATGGCCGGACAG CTCTCACAGAAAGAGACACTGGTCACCCTGTTTGACAACCGGACGTGGGTCCGCCAGGGCCTGATGGAGGAGCTTGAGCCACCTGGAACCTCACAGGCCTGGAACCCACCACGCGCCAACGTCTTCCTCACCCTGGTCATCTTCATTCTCATGAAG TTCTGGATGTCTGCACTGGCCACCACCATCCCAGTGCCCTGCGGGGCCTTCATGCCTGTCTTTGTCATTG GAGCAGCATTTGGGCGTCTGGTGGGCGAAAGCATGGCTGCCTGGTTCCCAGACGGGATTCACACAGATGGCAGCACTTACCGGATCGTGCCCGGAGGCTATGCAGTGGTGG GGGCAGCTGCGCTGGCAGGAGCAGTGACACACACAGTGTCCACGGCCGTGATCGTGTTCGAGCTCACAGGCCAGATCGCCCACATCCTGCCTGTTATGATCGCCGTCATCCTGGCCAACGCCGTTGCCCAGAGCCTACAGCCCTCGCTCTATGACAGCATCATCCGAATCAAGAAACTGCCCTATCTGCCTGAGCTGGGCTGGGGCTGCCACCA GCAGTACCGGGTGCGAGTGGAGGACATCATGGTGCGGGATGTTCCCCACGTGGCCCTCAGCTGCACCTTCCGGGACCTGCGGTTGGCACTGCACAGGACCAAGGGCCGCGTGCTGGCCCTAGTAGAGTCCCCTG AGTCCATGATCCTCCTGGGCTCCATCGAGTGCTCACAGGTGGTGGCATTGCTGGGGgctcagctgagcccagcccgCCGGCGGCAGTACATGCAGGAGCATCGAGCTGCCCGGACCTCTTCACCCTCCGATCAGGAGAGTCCCCCCAGCCCTGAGacctccctcctcttccag GTGAACACAGAAGACTCGGGCTTCCCTGCAGCACGGGGGGAGACTCACAAGCCCCTGAAGCCTGCTCTCAAGAGGGGGCCCAGCAACACCATGAACCTCAAGGAGAGTCCCACAG ggaacatggagcaggcAGGCATCGCCCTCAGAAGCCTCTTCTGTGGCAGTCCGCCCCCCGAGCCTGCTTCAGAG TTGGAGAAGTCGGAAACATGTGACAAGCGCAAGCCGAAGCGGGTCCGAATTTCCCTGGCG AGTGACTCGGACCTGGAAGGCGAGATGACCCCTGAGGAG ATTCTGGAGTGGGAGGAGCAGCAACTAGATGAACCTGTCAACTTCAGTGACTGCAAAATTGACCCTGCCCCCTTCCAGCTGGTGGAGCGGACCTCTTTGCACAAG aCTCACACCATCTTCTCACTGCTGGGAGTGGACCATGCTTATGTCACCAGTATTGGCAGACTCATTGGAATTGTCACCCTAAAGGAG CTCCGGAAGGCTATCGAGGGCTCTGTCACAGCACAGGGTGTGAAAGTCCGGCCGCCCCTTGCCAGCTTCCGAGACAGTGCCACCAGCAGCAGTGACACAGAGACCACCGAGGTGCATGCACTCTGGGGGCCCCGCTCCCGCCACGGCCTACCCCGGGAGGGCAGCCCTTCTGACAGCGACGACAAGTGCCAGTGA
- the CLCN2 gene encoding chloride channel protein 2 isoform X4 → MAAAAGAAAAEEGMEPRALQYEQTLMYGRYTQDLGAFAKEEAARIRLGGPEPWRGPPSPRAAPELLEYGQSRCTRCRICTVHCHKFLVSRVGEDWIFLVLLGLLMALVSWAMDYAIAACLQAQQWMSRGLNTNLLLQYLAWVTYPVVLITFSAGFTQILAPQAVGSGIPEMKTILRGVVLKEYLTLKTFVAKVIGLTCALGSGMPLGKEGPFVHIASMCAALLSKFLSLFGGIYENESRNTEMLAAACAVGVGCCFAAPIGGGQSGVLFSIEVTSTFFAVRNYWRGFFAATFSAFIFRVLAVWNRDEETITALFKTRFRLDFPFDLQELPAFAVIGIASGFGGALFVYLNRKIVQVMRKQKTINRFLMKKRLLFPALVTLLISTLTFPPGFGQFMAGQLSQKETLVTLFDNRTWVRQGLMEELEPPGTSQAWNPPRANVFLTLVIFILMKFWMSALATTIPVPCGAFMPVFVIGAAFGRLVGESMAAWFPDGIHTDGSTYRIVPGGYAVVGAAALAGAVTHTVSTAVIVFELTGQIAHILPVMIAVILANAVAQSLQPSLYDSIIRIKKLPYLPELGWGCHQQYRVRVEDIMVRDVPHVALSCTFRDLRLALHRTKGRVLALVESPESMILLGSIECSQVVALLGAQLSPARRRQYMQEHRAARTSSPSDQESPPSPETSLLFQVNTEDSGFPAARGETHKPLKPALKRGPSNTMNLKESPTGNMEQAGIALRSLFCGSPPPEPASELEKSETCDKRKPKRVRISLAILEWEEQQLDEPVNFSDCKIDPAPFQLVERTSLHKTHTIFSLLGVDHAYVTSIGRLIGIVTLKELRKAIEGSVTAQGVKVRPPLASFRDSATSSSDTETTEVHALWGPRSRHGLPREGSPSDSDDKCQ, encoded by the exons atggcggcggcggcgggggcggcggcggcggaggaagGGATGGAGCCACGGGCGCTGCAGTACGAGCAGACCCTG ATGTATGGCCGGTATACTCAGGACCTTGGGGCCTTTGCCAAAGAGGAAGCTGCTCGGATCCGTCTAGGAGGGCCCGAGCCCTGGAGGGGTCCACCTTCCCCTCGGGCTGCCCCAGAGCTTCTGGAATACGGACAGAGCCGTTGCACCCGATGCCGTA TCTGTACTGTACACTGCCATAAGTTCCTAGTGTCCAGGGTTGGTGAAGACTGGATCTTCCTGGTCCTGCTGGGGCTCCTCATGGCACTGGTCAGCTGGGCCATGGACTATGCCATCGCTGCCTGTCTGCAGG CTCAGCAGTGGATGTCCCGGGGCTTGAACACTAACCTCTTACTCCAGTATCTGGCCTGGGTCACCTACCCCGTCGTCCTCATCACTTTCTCTGCCGGATTCACACAGATCCTGGCTCCTCAGGCTGTCG GGTCCGGCATCCCCGAGATGAAGACCATCTTGCGGGGAGTGGTGCTCAAGGAATACCTCACCCTCAAGACCTTCGTAGCTAAGGTCATCGGGCTGacctgtgccctcggcagtggGATGCCCCTTGGCAAAGAG ggcccTTTTGTGCATATCGCAAGCATGTGTGCTGCTCTCCTCAGCAAGTTCCTCTCCCTGTTCGGGGGCATCTATGAG AACGAATCCCGGAACACAGAGATGCTGGCCGCCGCCTGTGCCGTGGGAGTGGGCTGCTGCTTTGCGGCACCCATTGGAGGTGGGCAGTCAG GTGTGCTCTTCAGCATCGAGGTCACCTCTACCTTCTTCGCTGTGCGGAACTACTGGCGGGGCTTCTTTGCCGCCACCTTCAGTGCCTTCATCTTCCGGGTCTTGGCAGTCTGGAACCGTGATGAAG AGACCATTACAGCTCTCTTCAAAACCCGGTTCCGGCTTGACTTCCCCTTCGACCTCCAGGAGCTGCCGGCCTTTGCTGTCATTGG TATTGCAAGTGGCTTCGGGGGAGCGCTCTTTGTCTACCTGAACCGCAAGATTGTCCAGGTGATGAGGAAGCAGAAGACCATCAACCGTTTCCTCATGAAGAA ACGCCTGCTCTTCCCGGCTCTGGTGACCCTGCTCATCTCTACTCTGACCTTCCCCCCTGGCTTTGGACAGTTCATGGCCGGACAG CTCTCACAGAAAGAGACACTGGTCACCCTGTTTGACAACCGGACGTGGGTCCGCCAGGGCCTGATGGAGGAGCTTGAGCCACCTGGAACCTCACAGGCCTGGAACCCACCACGCGCCAACGTCTTCCTCACCCTGGTCATCTTCATTCTCATGAAG TTCTGGATGTCTGCACTGGCCACCACCATCCCAGTGCCCTGCGGGGCCTTCATGCCTGTCTTTGTCATTG GAGCAGCATTTGGGCGTCTGGTGGGCGAAAGCATGGCTGCCTGGTTCCCAGACGGGATTCACACAGATGGCAGCACTTACCGGATCGTGCCCGGAGGCTATGCAGTGGTGG GGGCAGCTGCGCTGGCAGGAGCAGTGACACACACAGTGTCCACGGCCGTGATCGTGTTCGAGCTCACAGGCCAGATCGCCCACATCCTGCCTGTTATGATCGCCGTCATCCTGGCCAACGCCGTTGCCCAGAGCCTACAGCCCTCGCTCTATGACAGCATCATCCGAATCAAGAAACTGCCCTATCTGCCTGAGCTGGGCTGGGGCTGCCACCA GCAGTACCGGGTGCGAGTGGAGGACATCATGGTGCGGGATGTTCCCCACGTGGCCCTCAGCTGCACCTTCCGGGACCTGCGGTTGGCACTGCACAGGACCAAGGGCCGCGTGCTGGCCCTAGTAGAGTCCCCTG AGTCCATGATCCTCCTGGGCTCCATCGAGTGCTCACAGGTGGTGGCATTGCTGGGGgctcagctgagcccagcccgCCGGCGGCAGTACATGCAGGAGCATCGAGCTGCCCGGACCTCTTCACCCTCCGATCAGGAGAGTCCCCCCAGCCCTGAGacctccctcctcttccag GTGAACACAGAAGACTCGGGCTTCCCTGCAGCACGGGGGGAGACTCACAAGCCCCTGAAGCCTGCTCTCAAGAGGGGGCCCAGCAACACCATGAACCTCAAGGAGAGTCCCACAG ggaacatggagcaggcAGGCATCGCCCTCAGAAGCCTCTTCTGTGGCAGTCCGCCCCCCGAGCCTGCTTCAGAG TTGGAGAAGTCGGAAACATGTGACAAGCGCAAGCCGAAGCGGGTCCGAATTTCCCTGGCG ATTCTGGAGTGGGAGGAGCAGCAACTAGATGAACCTGTCAACTTCAGTGACTGCAAAATTGACCCTGCCCCCTTCCAGCTGGTGGAGCGGACCTCTTTGCACAAG aCTCACACCATCTTCTCACTGCTGGGAGTGGACCATGCTTATGTCACCAGTATTGGCAGACTCATTGGAATTGTCACCCTAAAGGAG CTCCGGAAGGCTATCGAGGGCTCTGTCACAGCACAGGGTGTGAAAGTCCGGCCGCCCCTTGCCAGCTTCCGAGACAGTGCCACCAGCAGCAGTGACACAGAGACCACCGAGGTGCATGCACTCTGGGGGCCCCGCTCCCGCCACGGCCTACCCCGGGAGGGCAGCCCTTCTGACAGCGACGACAAGTGCCAGTGA